Proteins co-encoded in one Arachis hypogaea cultivar Tifrunner chromosome 11, arahy.Tifrunner.gnm2.J5K5, whole genome shotgun sequence genomic window:
- the LOC112721085 gene encoding protein FAR1-RELATED SEQUENCE 5-like encodes MVTVNLEDVLYTRNDDGVNYGDVASLTDDDILRKVFRTEEDAYDFYQKFGRFHGFGICKGDMFKDGGGNLIRRRFFCNREGLRHRKHYNRVDRRRPHKPETRTNCEARMCIYLDRSNNIWRVKKVITKHNHALTHPGMVHLIPNFRSMTEAEKAQIDGMQGCGISTSKTMQYLAGMAGGYSLVGFLKKDAYDYVDRSRRARIADGDANSAIMYLEGKVDANLMSMARYNDTVDDMLANLLWADGGSRLDYQYFGDVLAFDSTYKKNKYDRPLVIFSGSNHKQTCIFGFGLVLDESIASYTWLLENFLEVMCNKVPSVVVTDEDDLIREAVRKVFPDATHRLCA; translated from the coding sequence ATGGTAACAGTCAACTTGGAAGATGTATTGTACACACGGAATGACGATGGTGTTAATTACGGCGATGTTGCTTCTCTCACCGACGATGACATATTAAGAAAGGTATTTCGAACGGaagaagatgcatatgatttCTATCAGAAGTTTGGGAGGTTTCATGGTTTTGGAATTTGTAAGGGGGATATGTTTAAGGATGGAGGTGGGAACCTAATTAGGCGAAGATTTTTTTGCAATAGAGAAGGGCTCAGACATAGAAAACATTACAATCGGGTGGATAGGAGGAGGCCTCACAAGCCGGAGACAAGGACAAACTGTGAGGCGAGGATGTGCATATACCTTGACAGGAGCAATAACATCTGGAGGGTGAAGAAGGTTATCACGAAGCACAACCATGCGCTCACACATCCTGGCATGGTCCACCTAATTCCAAATTTTCGGTCCATGACAGAAGCGGAAAAAGCTCAAATAGATGGGATGCAAGGGTGTGGAATCTCGACCTCGAAGACGATGCAGTACCTGGCCGGCATGGCCGGTGGGTATTCTCTAGTTGGTTTCCTGAAGAAGGATGCCTATGACTACGTCGACAGGAGTAGGCGTGCTAGAATCGCCGATGGGGATGCGAACTCGGCTATAATGTACCTGGAGGGAAAAGTTGATGCTAACCTGATGTCTATGGCACGGTATAATGATACCGTGGATGACATGCTAGCGAATTTACTCTGGGCAGACGGTGGTAGCAGGCTTGACTACCAGTACTTTGGCGATGTTCTTGCATTCGACTCAACATATAAGAAGAACAAGTATGACAGGCCGCTGGTTATTTTTTCTGGTAGTAACCACAAGCAAACTTGTATATTTGGGTTTGGGTTGGTGTTAGATGAGAGCATCGCATCATATACATGGCTGTTGGAGAATTTTTTGGAGGTCATGTGCAACAAGGTGCCATCGGTTGTTGTGACTGATGAAGATGATTTAATCCGGGAGGCTGTTCGAAAAGTTTTTCCGGATGCAACCCATCGGCTTTGTGCATAA